Proteins from a single region of Methanocellales archaeon:
- a CDS encoding HEPN domain-containing protein produces the protein MSKKEIHFMAILSNTDPSILNVKLDYGFKIHAIPQIKGFEIISALECLPPWQVSGMASRMLHFDFWSVSDQKFYYIGNSFESYTETSDKGHNPIFSSEASAFEKNIKDYLEPVIRLMRLFKEGNICMPAYYYYVIDNNIPRPLMALRKGFHVSQELYTLESSEISDLQLFIQNTKLPFKESFLQLAFENFETSYHIRNVNLSFLSLMISLETLFSPDVRELRYRVSRNSAVLLGKEKEDSEKIFSEVKDLYDKRSKIVHTGESNIINNEDLLKLRHYVRESIKEVNKIGKSKDELLDILNSCGFGKRPCTK, from the coding sequence ATGTCTAAAAAGGAAATACATTTTATGGCCATTTTATCGAATACTGATCCATCTATTCTAAATGTAAAATTAGACTATGGTTTTAAAATACATGCAATACCTCAAATCAAAGGCTTTGAAATTATTTCTGCTTTAGAATGTCTTCCACCGTGGCAGGTTAGTGGAATGGCTAGTAGAATGCTGCATTTTGATTTTTGGAGCGTCTCTGACCAAAAGTTCTATTATATTGGAAATTCCTTTGAAAGCTACACTGAAACGAGTGATAAGGGGCATAACCCCATTTTTTCTTCCGAAGCATCCGCGTTTGAGAAGAATATCAAGGATTACTTAGAACCTGTAATTCGACTAATGAGACTTTTTAAAGAAGGAAATATTTGTATGCCAGCGTATTATTACTACGTTATCGATAATAACATTCCACGACCATTGATGGCACTTAGGAAAGGTTTCCATGTCTCACAAGAATTGTATACTTTGGAAAGTTCTGAAATATCAGATTTACAGTTATTCATTCAAAATACAAAATTGCCATTCAAAGAGTCTTTCTTACAGCTAGCATTTGAGAACTTTGAAACATCTTATCACATCCGTAACGTAAACTTATCATTTTTATCGCTTATGATTAGCTTAGAGACTTTATTTAGCCCCGATGTAAGGGAATTAAGATATAGAGTTTCTAGAAATTCAGCTGTACTTCTCGGAAAAGAAAAAGAGGATTCGGAAAAGATTTTTTCTGAGGTTAAAGACTTGTATGATAAGCGATCGAAGATTGTCCATACTGGGGAATCAAATATTATTAACAATGAAGATTTGCTAAAGTTACGCCACTATGTCAGAGAGTCAATTAAAGAAGTCAACAAGATAGGTAAAAGTAAGGATGAACTTTTGGATATTTTGAATTCATGTGGATTTGGAAAGAGGCCATGTACAAAGTGA
- a CDS encoding tyrosine-type recombinase/integrase, which yields MDSFERFCKIRLQLSDLTVIGHIQHIRLFLRSMNNELVETITIQDVENFMHEYLESKSANTYRKMLCTLKVFFRDFLKRPDIIADFKFPKIPIKSKMGLVNKGQLRIFYDALPSLREKAVFLMYATTGLRCSEVLDLSFEDVDFSLRMVMPKNHSGNTKKSWVSFYNKECDAVLKEYLEQRMDRGVKIFSVSKKRIETLFSMTSREVNIRITPQTLREWFCSEMGRLGVPDRYVDAFCGRVPKSVLSRHYTDYSPEVLREIYEKAKLSVLSN from the coding sequence ATCGATTCTTTTGAAAGATTCTGCAAGATAAGGCTCCAACTATCTGATCTTACGGTTATAGGGCACATCCAGCACATTAGACTCTTTTTGCGGTCTATGAACAATGAATTAGTAGAGACAATCACCATTCAAGATGTAGAAAACTTCATGCACGAATACCTTGAGTCGAAATCTGCAAATACTTATAGAAAAATGCTATGCACTCTAAAAGTATTCTTTAGGGACTTTCTCAAGAGACCTGACATTATCGCTGACTTCAAGTTTCCAAAGATTCCGATAAAGTCAAAGATGGGACTGGTAAACAAGGGACAGCTAAGGATATTCTATGACGCACTGCCGAGTTTAAGAGAGAAAGCTGTATTTCTTATGTATGCTACCACAGGTCTGAGGTGCAGCGAGGTTCTGGACCTGAGTTTCGAAGATGTGGACTTTTCGTTGCGGATGGTCATGCCAAAGAACCACAGTGGTAACACCAAGAAATCATGGGTATCTTTCTATAACAAAGAGTGTGATGCTGTATTAAAGGAGTATCTTGAACAGAGAATGGATCGAGGTGTTAAGATCTTTTCAGTATCAAAGAAGAGAATAGAGACCCTTTTTAGTATGACAAGCAGAGAAGTCAACATCCGCATCACGCCACAGACTTTGAGGGAGTGGTTCTGCAGCGAGATGGGTAGATTGGGCGTTCCTGATCGCTATGTGGATGCCTTCTGCGGCAGAGTTCCAAAGAGCGTTCTGAGTAGACACTACACCGATTATTCTCCGGAAGTGTTGAGGGAGATTTATGAGAAGGCAAAACTAAGCGTTCTCAGTAATTGA
- a CDS encoding phosphate-starvation-inducible PsiE family protein, which yields MTELTGLKCNEQVRDILMSIDEKAMEWRSKLMTVLDIIYIMLYAVIAFFLTLTAFASFVVVGSALLGAIGAESPILFIITALKDIFIAIIVVELLLTVMVFIQKEQIDMRLLLGAGLTAMVRKVLLFGVEEVDIAEMMAVIALILVLTFAMIAFTKYRTAVECE from the coding sequence ATGACTGAACTGACTGGGCTGAAATGCAATGAGCAAGTGAGGGACATCCTGATGTCAATAGATGAGAAGGCTATGGAATGGAGGTCAAAGCTGATGACCGTCCTAGACATAATTTATATAATGCTCTATGCGGTCATCGCCTTCTTCTTGACCTTAACTGCTTTCGCATCTTTCGTAGTTGTTGGTAGCGCTCTGTTGGGCGCTATTGGTGCCGAGAGCCCGATTTTGTTTATAATAACGGCACTCAAGGACATATTCATAGCCATAATCGTTGTTGAACTGCTACTAACCGTCATGGTTTTCATACAAAAAGAGCAGATTGACATGCGACTGCTATTGGGTGCAGGACTGACTGCCATGGTGCGAAAAGTGCTCCTGTTTGGCGTGGAGGAAGTGGATATTGCGGAGATGATGGCAGTAATTGCATTGATACTTGTACTGACGTTTGCAATGATCGCATTCACGAAATATAGGACCGCAGTGGAATGTGAATAA